The DNA window GTTTCGAGCCAGAAGCGGCGCAGCAGGTTCTGCGCGGTGCGCATCCGGTAGGTGCTCGAGGCACGCATGTCGGTCAGCGGCGCGTAATCCTGCGCCAGCGCGGCGATCGCCTCGACCAGCGCTTCCTCGCTCCACACGCGACCGTTCAGCACGGCTTCAGCCTGCGCGGCGCGTTTCGGGGTGCCGGCCATGCCGCCGTAGCAGATGCGGGCATCGACGACCTTGTCGCCATCGAGCTCGAAGGCATAGGCGGCGCACACGGCCGAGATGTCCTGGTCGAAACGCTTGGCCAGTTTATAGGTACGGAACACCACGTTGGCGCGCGGCAGCGGCACGCGCACGGCGCGCACGAACTCGCCCGGCCGCATGTCCTTCTTCATATAGTCGAGGTAGAACGCGTCCATCGGCAGCACGCGGTCACCGGCGGCGCTGTGCAGCACCACTTCGCTGCCCACGGCGATCATCCACGGCATCGAGTCGCCGATCGGCGAGCCGTTGGCCACGTTGCCGCCCAGCGTGCCGGCATTGCGGATCGGCAGCGAGGCAAAGCGCTGGCGCAGCTCGGAGAGCTCGGCCGGGTAGTATTCGCACAGGGCGCCATAGGCTTCGTCCAGCGCCACGCCGGCACCGATTTCCAGCATCTGGCCGTCCAGCGACACGCTGCTCTTCAGTGCTTCGACGTGGCCGAGATAGATGATGTCGGTCAGCACGCGCATCTGCTTGGTGATCCACAGGCCCACGTCGGTGGAGCCGGCCAGCAGGGTGGCGGTCGGGTAGTCGGCGCGCAGCTGCGCCAGTTCTTCCAGCGTGCGCGGGGCGTAGAACGTCTGGCCATTCGCGGCATAGACGGCCAGCTTGTCGCGCTTCAGGGCCTGCAATTGCACGGCCAGTTCCGTCGTGTCGAAATCGACCGACGGCAGTTCCGTCATGCGGCGCGCGGCATCGATGATCGGGCGGTAGCCGGTGCAGCGGCACAGGTTGCCGGACAGGCAATCGTCGATCTCTTTCCGCTCGGGCGTGCGGCCTTCCACTTTCAGGTACATGCCCCACAGCGACATGGCGAAGCCCGGCGTACAGAAGCCGCATTGCGAGCCATGGCATTCCACCAGCGCCTGCTGCACCGGGTGCAGGTCGCCGTTCGGCTGCTGCAGGTCTTCGACGGTGAACAGGGCCTTGCCGTCCAGCGTGGGGGTCAGCTGGATGCAGGAGTTGACGGCCTTGAGCTCGACCTTGCCATCGACAAGGGAGCCGACGACGACGGTGCAGGCACCGCAGTCGCCTTCGGCACAGCCTTCCTTGGTGCCGGTGCAATGCAAGTCTTCGCGCAGGTGCTGAAGCACCGTTTGCGTGGTATCGGCGCCTTGCACTTCGTGCACGGCACCCCGGAAGTAAAAGCGGATCGGTTCGGACATGTTGGCCTCGCGGTTGTATCAGTCTGTAAGACTATCACCGGCCAAGTGTCTACACCTATACCAGATCGCTGATGAGCCTTATCAGCGAAAGCCCATGTCAAAACTTTCCGGATCTGTTGCAATGATTGCCGTACAACATTCTATTGCTGGGCCGCCTGCCGGTCGTGGAACTCGAAGCGGGCACGATCCCGGGGATCGTAGGCGCCCGACTGCACGTCCAGCCGCATGACGTTGGCCCCCGGCTGCGTGATCTTGGGCCACGATGGCAGGCTTGTACCGTTGGGATCGCCGAACTTGATGAAATTGACGAAAT is part of the Pseudoduganella lutea genome and encodes:
- the xdhA gene encoding xanthine dehydrogenase small subunit, encoding MSEPIRFYFRGAVHEVQGADTTQTVLQHLREDLHCTGTKEGCAEGDCGACTVVVGSLVDGKVELKAVNSCIQLTPTLDGKALFTVEDLQQPNGDLHPVQQALVECHGSQCGFCTPGFAMSLWGMYLKVEGRTPERKEIDDCLSGNLCRCTGYRPIIDAARRMTELPSVDFDTTELAVQLQALKRDKLAVYAANGQTFYAPRTLEELAQLRADYPTATLLAGSTDVGLWITKQMRVLTDIIYLGHVEALKSSVSLDGQMLEIGAGVALDEAYGALCEYYPAELSELRQRFASLPIRNAGTLGGNVANGSPIGDSMPWMIAVGSEVVLHSAAGDRVLPMDAFYLDYMKKDMRPGEFVRAVRVPLPRANVVFRTYKLAKRFDQDISAVCAAYAFELDGDKVVDARICYGGMAGTPKRAAQAEAVLNGRVWSEEALVEAIAALAQDYAPLTDMRASSTYRMRTAQNLLRRFWLETRIDAPLANTDVNAFAA